In Undibacterium sp. KW1, one DNA window encodes the following:
- a CDS encoding AAA family ATPase: MSASLKGDRQALQRTMEAIIAKSQRNATRQPELPGLNGQTQSGGENLTKVLPERIAELVYNIPAKRRFDDLFLQPEVVEEVTEFIYEYSHSALLRANSLEPRHTVLLVGPPGNGKTSLAEALATELSLPLLSIRYDAIVDSFLGETSNRLRKLIDYATLNPCVLFFDEFDAVGKERNDPQETGEIKRVVSSLLVQMDHLPSHTLVVCATNHPELLDRAVWRRFELKLDIERPDSSQLKRWFTRFSQSLNSVDLGLTPDEFAEYMAGENMSEVEAFTLDVRRKIILSKGSVTPADAMQHVLTRLKKRPTNNITLPGDHGERISDNQAEARPKRRASNKGTKGAPPKKIPVSKADRTPGK, from the coding sequence ATGTCGGCAAGTTTAAAAGGTGATCGCCAAGCTCTACAGCGGACAATGGAGGCCATCATTGCCAAGTCGCAGCGAAATGCGACAAGACAACCTGAACTGCCAGGGCTGAATGGGCAAACACAAAGCGGTGGCGAAAATTTAACAAAAGTGCTGCCCGAGCGTATCGCCGAGCTTGTCTACAACATTCCTGCCAAACGTCGATTCGATGATTTATTCCTCCAGCCGGAGGTAGTCGAAGAAGTCACGGAATTTATCTACGAGTATTCGCACTCAGCACTGCTGCGTGCCAACTCGCTGGAGCCGCGGCATACAGTATTGCTGGTAGGTCCTCCAGGCAATGGGAAAACCAGTTTGGCAGAGGCACTTGCTACAGAATTGTCCCTTCCTCTGCTCTCGATTCGCTACGACGCTATTGTAGATAGCTTTTTGGGGGAGACTTCGAATCGCCTGCGCAAGCTCATTGACTATGCAACACTCAATCCATGTGTTTTATTCTTCGACGAATTTGATGCTGTCGGGAAAGAGCGCAACGATCCGCAGGAAACCGGCGAAATCAAGCGTGTGGTGAGCTCCTTGCTAGTTCAGATGGACCATTTGCCGAGCCACACATTGGTCGTATGCGCGACCAATCATCCGGAGTTATTGGATCGCGCAGTATGGCGTCGGTTTGAATTAAAACTCGATATTGAACGCCCTGATAGCTCTCAATTAAAAAGATGGTTTACCCGATTTAGCCAATCGTTAAATAGCGTAGACTTGGGTTTAACACCTGATGAATTCGCGGAGTATATGGCCGGTGAAAATATGTCCGAGGTTGAGGCCTTTACCTTGGACGTTAGAAGGAAGATAATATTGTCGAAGGGCAGTGTAACCCCTGCAGATGCTATGCAGCATGTATTAACTCGCCTGAAGAAGCGCCCGACAAACAATATTACTCTCCCAGGGGATCATGGCGAACGAATATCCGATAACCAGGCTGAAGCGCGTCCAAAAAGACGCGCCTCGAATAAAGGGACGAAAGGCGCACCTCCCAAGAAAATTCCCGTATCAAAAGCAGATAGAACGCCTGGGAAATAA
- a CDS encoding S8 family peptidase, translated as MTIRPQSLYSAEIPSEEPATGPAFPTQEPTRQCITALLDGYPVSGHAALVNRVTVHEVDVRGGNVPALSRNHGTAMASLIVHGDLQASTGAISRPVAIIPVLTDSGKAGSRETTPKGKLPIGVIYRALQALVASRGNPELAGVTVVNHSICDTYAPFVRRPSPWATLLDYFSHKHRLLFIVSAGNIAESFPLGDVYADLNEFNIALPEEREAALLLAINEAKATRGILSPAEAINGVTVGALHIDGAGPQASGIDPYPSVRMTNLASATGFGVNRSLKPDLVEQGGRFAAGCSNIQGGGGVKVHAQTAAGMGHQVASPSVSGDLTHVTRTAGTSNAAALVSRACNQIADAVEDAFNTDGTNWIDLPTRAVILKALLAHGTSWGDIGDILYDAYPPHESTKHAKRKDSIAKFIGYGRPNLERIISGTDNRITLLADDEIQHDQLHEYRVPLPTAMLNTRDVRSITLTLSWSTPVVTHSVDYRGVALKLVNPDGKSGFWKGVARQLQPVHTTSERGTLLHIKLEGGKLIKTAQADGIFIGVQAMARHVSQHGQPIPYALAITLEMGQSLQTGIYNEVQQEIRARNAARATTRVGART; from the coding sequence ATGACGATCCGCCCACAATCTCTTTATTCTGCAGAGATACCCTCAGAAGAGCCAGCTACTGGCCCTGCTTTCCCAACCCAAGAACCAACTCGCCAGTGCATTACGGCGCTGCTTGACGGCTACCCGGTGAGTGGACATGCTGCGCTCGTCAACCGGGTCACCGTTCACGAAGTGGACGTGCGTGGAGGGAATGTTCCGGCTTTATCCCGTAACCACGGGACCGCCATGGCATCGCTCATTGTCCACGGAGATCTTCAAGCATCAACGGGCGCCATCAGCCGTCCAGTCGCGATCATTCCCGTTTTGACCGATTCGGGCAAGGCCGGCAGCCGAGAGACAACGCCGAAAGGAAAGTTGCCGATCGGGGTAATTTACCGTGCGCTGCAAGCATTGGTTGCCAGCCGCGGCAATCCGGAGTTAGCTGGGGTCACGGTCGTCAATCATTCCATTTGCGACACTTATGCACCGTTTGTGCGGCGACCATCGCCGTGGGCGACATTACTCGACTATTTCAGCCACAAACACCGCCTGCTCTTTATTGTCAGTGCCGGCAATATTGCGGAATCGTTCCCGTTGGGCGATGTGTACGCGGATCTGAACGAATTCAACATCGCACTGCCCGAAGAACGGGAAGCTGCACTGCTGCTTGCAATTAATGAAGCGAAGGCTACGCGCGGGATTTTGAGTCCGGCCGAGGCGATAAATGGCGTGACAGTGGGGGCACTACATATTGATGGCGCGGGCCCGCAGGCCTCGGGGATCGATCCGTATCCGAGTGTAAGGATGACCAACCTGGCATCTGCGACCGGATTTGGTGTCAATCGCAGCTTGAAGCCGGATCTAGTAGAGCAAGGCGGGCGATTTGCCGCAGGCTGCTCTAACATCCAGGGCGGCGGTGGCGTCAAAGTTCATGCCCAGACTGCCGCCGGGATGGGGCATCAAGTAGCGAGCCCGTCGGTGAGCGGTGATCTGACCCACGTGACGCGTACTGCCGGGACCAGCAATGCCGCAGCGCTCGTTTCACGCGCCTGCAATCAAATCGCTGATGCGGTGGAAGACGCTTTCAACACAGATGGTACCAACTGGATAGATTTGCCAACACGGGCGGTAATACTGAAAGCGCTGCTCGCTCATGGTACGTCGTGGGGAGATATCGGGGATATTCTCTACGATGCATATCCGCCTCACGAATCTACCAAGCATGCAAAGCGTAAAGACAGCATTGCCAAATTTATCGGGTATGGCCGCCCTAACCTGGAGCGTATCATCAGCGGCACCGACAATCGGATTACATTGTTAGCAGATGATGAGATTCAACATGACCAACTGCATGAGTATCGCGTACCGCTTCCTACCGCGATGCTCAATACACGGGATGTCCGTTCGATTACTTTGACTTTGAGCTGGTCGACACCAGTGGTGACGCATTCAGTTGACTACCGCGGCGTCGCATTGAAGCTGGTAAATCCCGATGGAAAAAGCGGTTTCTGGAAGGGCGTTGCAAGGCAGCTTCAGCCAGTGCATACAACGAGCGAACGAGGTACTCTGTTGCATATCAAGCTAGAAGGGGGAAAACTCATTAAGACCGCACAGGCAGATGGTATCTTCATCGGTGTCCAGGCGATGGCGCGGCATGTGTCGCAGCATGGTCAGCCAATTCCGTATGCGCTTGCCATCACGCTGGAAATGGGGCAATCGCTTCAGACGGGCATCTATAACGAAGTACAACAAGAAATTAGAGCGCGCAATGCAGCGCGTGCTACTACTAGGGTTGGAGCAAGGACATGA
- a CDS encoding IS5 family transposase (programmed frameshift) — protein sequence MRKAYPSDISREQFAKIEDILLSARKKTKPRQVDLYDVFCAVLYVLKSGCQWDMIPSDFPPKSTVYTYFKQWKEKPLGSELSLLEQALKKNQVGAARTKHGRNVHSTFLIVDAQSVKNTDTAKHKGYDAGKKISGIKRHIAVDTEGLPHAIAVTTADITDRKGALEAFERHKHSLGKVASVLVDGGYTGRPFAEGVHQILGASVQVAKRNELHTFSVMPQRWVVERSFAWLEKCHRLWKNCERQLNTSLQFVNLAFLTLLLRRG from the exons ATGAGAAAAGCCTACCCAAGCGACATCAGTAGAGAACAGTTTGCGAAGATAGAAGATATTCTGCTGAGCGCACGCAAGAAAACCAAGCCGCGCCAAGTGGATTTATATGATGTTTTTTGCGCGGTATTGTACGTGTTAAAAAGCGGCTGCCAGTGGGACATGATACCGAGCGACTTTCCTCCTAAAAGTACGGTGTACACGTACTTTAAGCAATGGAAAGAGAAGCCGTTGGGAAGTGAGTTAAGCCTGCTGGAGCAGGCTTTAAA AAAAAATCAGGTTGGCGCGGCCCGTACCAAACATGGTCGGAACGTACACAGCACCTTTTTGATCGTTGACGCCCAGAGTGTCAAAAACACGGATACGGCAAAACACAAAGGCTACGATGCAGGGAAGAAAATATCAGGAATCAAGCGCCATATTGCCGTTGACACAGAGGGGCTACCTCATGCCATTGCCGTGACAACAGCCGACATCACGGATAGAAAGGGAGCACTGGAAGCGTTTGAGCGGCACAAGCATTCCTTGGGCAAGGTTGCCAGCGTGCTTGTCGATGGTGGTTATACGGGGCGCCCTTTTGCTGAGGGTGTCCATCAAATTCTGGGGGCGTCCGTACAAGTTGCCAAGCGCAATGAACTCCACACCTTTAGTGTCATGCCTCAGCGGTGGGTGGTGGAACGCTCTTTTGCCTGGCTTGAGAAATGCCATCGCCTTTGGAAAAACTGTGAGCGACAATTGAATACCAGCTTGCAATTCGTTAATTTGGCATTCCTCACTTTGCTCTTGCGGCGCGGGTGA